CATTTGTCATCATTGGCGATGCACGGTGATCGCCCCTACTATAATGATCACCAAATATCTGGATGAAATTCTTTATTAATGCGTAAGTCTTATTTATGATGATTTCTACTCAACGCATAATTTATTGTATAAATCCAACGTGCGATCGCCCGGCTAATTCTATAGAAGAGCGCATCTGTACCAATTGTCAAACTCCTTTAATTCACCGTTACCTCTGGGCTACTGGCACTTTAGCCGCCAATATTCTACCCGAAACGCAAGTTGCAGAGCGATATGAAGTTATTCAACAACAAATATGGCTAGATACTCAACCAGGGCTACCACCAGAAACCTTACAAGATTTACCAAAAGCCGTTATTCCTTACTTAAAGCTATATCAACAGCAGTTACATCTTCCTCAAGTCTATGGGGTGGCTTTTTTTGAGGATGAAGATGATATTCTCTTACTAGAAAATGTGCCGATAGATGCAACAGGCAACCTTTATCCCACCATCACTGATGCTTGGGAACAAGCCACAGCAGTTAGACAAGTTTATTGGCTATGGCAAATTCTCCAACTTTGGCAACCCTTAGCAGAACAGGGAGTTGAGCAAAGTTTACTAATTCCCGATAATTTACGTGTTCAAGGTTGGTGTGTGCGTTTGTTAGAACTGCATCCCACCCAAATTGATGAAAAACCCAGCTTACGTGATTTAGGAAAGTCTTGGCAACCTTGGATAGCATTAGCACAACCACAGATAGCTAAATCATTGCAGAAGATAGTTGAGCAAATGTGCGATCGCCCAGTAGATTTAGAAACTATCACCACTCAACTTAATACGCTTTTACTCTCAGCCGCTGCTGAATTACCTCTTAGTTTGCAAGTTGCAGGCGCAACAGATATAGGCACAGAACTCACCCAAAACGAAGACACTTGCTATCCAAGTACAGATGAACCATATAATCCACTCATGCCGCGCTTATCGATGGTTTGTGATGGCATTGGTGGACATCAAGGTGGTGAAGTTGCCAGCCAAATGGCAGTACAATCATTAAAATTGCAAATCCGTGCCTTATTAGCAGAAGTCGCCGAACAAACTGAACCCGTAGCGCCAAAATTATTGCAAGAACAGCTAGAAGCCAGCTTGCGGGTAGTCAATAACTTAATTTGCTCACGCAATGATGAACAGAAACGCCAAGGTAGAGAACGTATGGCGACAACCTTGGTGATGGCACTGCAATTACCCCAAAGAATCGCCACAATCTCAGGATGGATATCTGATAATGCCCATGAACTTTATTTAGCTAATATTGGCGATAGCCGCGCTTACTGGATAACCCGTAACTACTGCCAGTTACTCACCGTGGATGATGATGTAGCGTGGCGAGAAGTCCGTTATGGCAGAAGTTTATATCGTCAAGCACTCCAGCGAGGAGATGCAACGGCTTTGACTCAAGCATTAGGCACAAAAGATGCAGAATCTCTGCGGCTGTCAATTCAACGATTCATCATTGATGAAGAAGGATTATTATTGCTGTGTTCTGACGGTTTAAGTGATAACGATTGGGTGGAACATTCTTGGCAAGAGTTTGCCATCCCAGTATTAACAGGTGAACTCTCAATTGCAGAAACTGTCCAGAATTTGATTAATTTTGCCAATCAAAAAAACGGTCATGATAACACGTCGGTTGTTCTCACTCTTTGCCGTCTTTCTAAAGAATACTTAGTGCCAGTAACTTTAGTATCGCCACCAGTAGAGATTGTTGAACCAGAAACACCAGAATTAGAAGAACCTGCTTTGGCAGAAAGCGCTCAAGCCTTATTAGATTTGGATTTGACAGAGGAACCAACACCTCCACCAATACCCACACCAATCAAAAAACCTCGTCGAAGTAAGCCTTTAGTACTCGTTGGCGGATTATTAGCCGTGTTAGTTGGAAGTACAACTTTGGGATTATTCGCTTGGTGGCTACTAAACCCCCAAACATTCCAGCAAGGATGTCAGAAATTACCTCAACCAATACAGTCTATTTGTCTTGACAAATGACAAATGACTAATGACAGTCTCAACCAGAGAATTTGTAACTTGAATGCACACCAGCTTACCCAATCTCAACAACAAACCTTTGTGCATAAGTTCTATGACTGTCAGACACAGCATCTAGGAACGTCATATCCATTTGATGTAGAATTGGAACTGTCGTTAAAACGCACAGAAAAACTAAAATAACGCGATGTGCGACTTACCTTTTAAAACCCCTCTCCAAACCTCTCCCCGCAACGGAGAGAGGCTTTAATTCTTGCTACCCT
This window of the Nostoc sp. HK-01 genome carries:
- a CDS encoding protein-serine/threonine phosphatase yields the protein MMISTQRIIYCINPTCDRPANSIEERICTNCQTPLIHRYLWATGTLAANILPETQVAERYEVIQQQIWLDTQPGLPPETLQDLPKAVIPYLKLYQQQLHLPQVYGVAFFEDEDDILLLENVPIDATGNLYPTITDAWEQATAVRQVYWLWQILQLWQPLAEQGVEQSLLIPDNLRVQGWCVRLLELHPTQIDEKPSLRDLGKSWQPWIALAQPQIAKSLQKIVEQMCDRPVDLETITTQLNTLLLSAAAELPLSLQVAGATDIGTELTQNEDTCYPSTDEPYNPLMPRLSMVCDGIGGHQGGEVASQMAVQSLKLQIRALLAEVAEQTEPVAPKLLQEQLEASLRVVNNLICSRNDEQKRQGRERMATTLVMALQLPQRIATISGWISDNAHELYLANIGDSRAYWITRNYCQLLTVDDDVAWREVRYGRSLYRQALQRGDATALTQALGTKDAESLRLSIQRFIIDEEGLLLLCSDGLSDNDWVEHSWQEFAIPVLTGELSIAETVQNLINFANQKNGHDNTSVVLTLCRLSKEYLVPVTLVSPPVEIVEPETPELEEPALAESAQALLDLDLTEEPTPPPIPTPIKKPRRSKPLVLVGGLLAVLVGSTTLGLFAWWLLNPQTFQQGCQKLPQPIQSICLDK